In Sphingobacterium zeae, one genomic interval encodes:
- the thiS gene encoding sulfur carrier protein ThiS: MELTINHQIRSFDPAPSSLEELLVLELSGKTQGVAAAINNHVIPKDDWAKTTLKPHDQIILITASQGG; this comes from the coding sequence ATGGAACTTACAATAAATCATCAAATTCGATCTTTCGACCCCGCTCCTTCTTCACTTGAGGAACTATTGGTTTTGGAATTATCTGGCAAAACCCAAGGTGTTGCTGCTGCCATCAACAACCATGTTATACCTAAGGACGATTGGGCTAAAACAACACTCAAACCTCACGATCAAATCATCTTAATAACCGCA